One Peromyscus leucopus breed LL Stock chromosome 2, UCI_PerLeu_2.1, whole genome shotgun sequence DNA window includes the following coding sequences:
- the Vamp3 gene encoding vesicle-associated membrane protein 3 has product MSTGVPSGSSSAATGSNRRLQQTQNQVDEVVDIMRVNVDKVLERDQKLSELDDRADALQAGASQFETSAAKLKRKYWWKNCKMWAIGISVLVIVVIIIVVWSVSS; this is encoded by the exons aT GTCCACAGGTGTGCCTTCAGGAAGTTCAAGTGCGGCCACTGGCAGTAATCGAAGACTCCAGCAGACACAAAACCAAGTAGATGAG GTGGTTGACATCATGAGAGTCAACGTGGACAAAGTGTTAGAAAGAGACCAGAAGCTCTCGGAGCTCGATGACCGTGCAGATGCACTGCAGGCAGGTGCTTCTCAGTTTGAAACAAGTGCTGCCAAGTTGAAGAGAAAGTATTGGTGGAAAAACTGCAAG ATGTGGGCGATAGGGATCAGTGTCCTGGTGATTGTGGTCATCATCATTGTTG TGTGGAGTGTCTCTTCATGA